A single genomic interval of Streptomyces showdoensis harbors:
- a CDS encoding EamA family transporter, with translation MDSPVKETAAVSTATTAGPAVPGGSASRASRATRATRLGPVALVVAGGLSVQFGSAVAVLLMPRAGALGVVTLRLVLAAAVLLLVCRPKVRGHSRADWGTVLAFGAAMSGMNILFYLAVDRIPLGAAVTLEVLGPLALSVIASRHLANLLWAGLALGGVVLLSGGGFDRLDPAGAGFALAAGAMWAAYIVFSARTGRRFPQADGLALAMAVGAVISLPFGIVEAGDRLLVPSTVGLGLAVALMSSVLPYTLELLALRRLPAPTFAILMSLEPAIAATAGFLVLHQALGVTDALAIALVIAASMGAVRTQARRSAGGPA, from the coding sequence GTGGACAGCCCGGTCAAGGAGACAGCCGCCGTATCCACGGCCACCACCGCGGGCCCCGCCGTTCCGGGCGGAAGCGCCTCCCGGGCCTCCCGGGCCACCCGGGCCACCCGGCTGGGGCCTGTCGCGCTCGTCGTCGCCGGCGGCCTCTCCGTGCAGTTCGGATCCGCCGTCGCCGTCCTGCTCATGCCCCGGGCCGGCGCCCTCGGCGTGGTCACCCTGCGGCTCGTGCTCGCCGCCGCCGTCCTGCTGCTGGTCTGCCGCCCGAAGGTCCGCGGCCACAGTCGTGCCGACTGGGGCACCGTGCTCGCCTTCGGCGCCGCCATGTCCGGCATGAACATCCTGTTCTACCTGGCCGTCGACCGGATCCCGCTCGGTGCCGCCGTCACCCTCGAAGTGCTCGGCCCGCTCGCGCTCTCCGTCATCGCCTCCCGCCACCTGGCCAACCTGCTCTGGGCCGGCCTCGCGCTCGGCGGCGTCGTCCTGCTCAGCGGCGGCGGCTTCGACCGGCTCGACCCGGCCGGCGCCGGCTTCGCCCTCGCGGCGGGCGCCATGTGGGCCGCGTACATCGTCTTCAGCGCCCGCACCGGCCGCCGCTTCCCGCAGGCCGACGGACTCGCGCTCGCGATGGCGGTCGGGGCGGTCATCAGCCTGCCGTTCGGCATCGTCGAGGCCGGCGACCGGCTCCTCGTGCCGTCGACCGTCGGACTCGGCCTGGCCGTCGCGCTGATGTCCTCGGTCCTTCCGTACACCCTCGAACTGCTCGCCCTGCGCCGCCTCCCGGCCCCCACCTTCGCCATCCTGATGAGCCTGGAACCGGCCATCGCCGCCACCGCCGGCTTCCTCGTCCTGCACCAGGCCCTCGGCGTGACGGACGCCCTCGCCATCGCCCTGGTCATCGCGGCGAGCATGGGCGCGGTGCGGACCCAGGCCAGGCGGTCGGCCGGCGGACCGGCCTGA
- a CDS encoding FtsX-like permease family protein, translating to MSPSPSRSSSLLGFTVKDFRAQLRQLVLTGAAVAVGVAFLVLSVGGAGALVQSYEQSAAADVGDAAVQVAGRDGAPLPAGSAARAARLPQVGGVAERLTGHANVLTPAGRPLDDRALVTSVAADPALRWQRLDGGRWPERAGEIALDRDSAARVGAAVGDTVRLTRAAGGTAEVRLTGLLDTSASQALGSQPAIGVPYAQTATYATGLRATHLDLALRPGADALAVAKEVKKELGGGVTARTHAGAVEEAKQSGRTMYAVVLTAALSFVLIAMTVARMVVTNTFSVVLAQRARQLALLRCIGTDRDQVRRIIRRQGLMLGVLASAGGLAAGAGACALGTALLNGLADLGPVEVSLMPGRWTFVLGGLFGVLLTLWAVRKPARAASAVPPVAALAASGAAKLPEPGSRALRELVSLLLLVAGTGLLALGAFGGSPLMLLAVTLGAILTFFAVLRYARYVLPPFVALIGLALRRPFGTVGRLSVQQLRANAGRTSAAASAMLVGVTVAVSAVTAIGVTKGGLEEMLASRMPAVFTLDSDRDRVPADALTALRAESGLRVTPVRTAVLTVDGSRTVVATADPAALNPDAEGVAAARALKDGQALALGARDGSLTVKGGAASAAGTRLTVVDAGAGSMLPVALFPEATVYVDGATFERLAPGSAAHLATVLVNPADGTGHTEARAALDRALAAHPDIRVADTGSDAVTVRSMLDRMMLVVTVLLGFSMAIAALGVAATLMLTVEERTREFGMLRAIGLAGDQLRRMLTLESVLLALSGALAGTVLGLVYGSLAARSVTGDQVSAPQVLASSGGTVLTVLGILAATVLTGVAASVLPARRVRRMVVVEALREA from the coding sequence ATGTCGCCGTCGCCTTCGCGCTCCTCCTCGCTGCTCGGATTCACCGTCAAGGACTTCCGGGCGCAGCTGCGCCAGCTGGTCCTCACGGGCGCCGCCGTCGCCGTCGGCGTCGCCTTCCTCGTGCTGTCCGTCGGCGGCGCGGGCGCGCTCGTCCAGTCCTACGAGCAGTCGGCGGCGGCCGACGTCGGCGACGCGGCCGTCCAGGTGGCCGGCCGCGACGGCGCCCCGCTGCCGGCCGGCAGCGCCGCCCGCGCGGCGAGGCTCCCGCAGGTCGGCGGCGTCGCCGAGCGGCTCACCGGCCACGCCAACGTCCTCACCCCGGCCGGCCGCCCGCTCGACGACCGGGCCCTGGTCACCTCCGTCGCCGCCGACCCGGCCCTGCGCTGGCAGCGCCTCGACGGGGGCCGCTGGCCCGAGCGCGCGGGCGAGATCGCCCTCGACCGGGACAGCGCGGCCCGGGTCGGCGCCGCCGTCGGCGACACCGTACGGCTCACCAGGGCCGCCGGCGGCACCGCCGAGGTACGCCTCACCGGCCTCCTCGACACCTCCGCCTCCCAGGCCCTCGGCTCCCAGCCGGCCATCGGCGTCCCGTACGCGCAGACCGCCACGTACGCCACCGGCCTGCGCGCCACCCACCTCGACCTGGCCCTCCGCCCCGGCGCCGACGCGCTCGCCGTCGCGAAGGAGGTCAAGAAGGAACTCGGCGGCGGCGTCACCGCCCGCACCCACGCCGGGGCGGTCGAGGAGGCCAAGCAGAGCGGCAGGACCATGTACGCGGTCGTGCTCACCGCCGCGCTCTCCTTCGTCCTCATCGCGATGACCGTCGCCCGGATGGTCGTCACCAACACCTTCTCCGTCGTCCTCGCCCAGCGCGCCCGCCAGCTGGCCCTGCTGCGCTGCATCGGCACCGACCGCGACCAGGTGCGCCGGATCATCCGCCGCCAGGGCCTGATGCTCGGCGTGCTCGCCTCCGCCGGCGGACTCGCGGCCGGCGCGGGCGCCTGCGCCCTCGGCACCGCCCTCCTCAACGGGCTCGCCGACCTCGGCCCCGTCGAGGTCTCGCTGATGCCGGGCCGCTGGACCTTCGTCCTCGGCGGGCTCTTCGGCGTCCTGCTCACCCTCTGGGCGGTGCGCAAGCCCGCCCGGGCCGCCTCCGCCGTACCGCCCGTCGCGGCCCTCGCCGCGAGCGGCGCGGCGAAGCTGCCCGAGCCCGGCAGCCGCGCCCTGCGCGAGCTCGTCTCGCTGCTCCTGCTCGTCGCCGGTACCGGCCTGCTCGCGCTCGGCGCGTTCGGCGGCTCGCCGCTCATGCTGCTCGCGGTGACGCTCGGCGCGATCCTCACCTTCTTCGCGGTGCTGCGGTACGCGCGGTACGTGCTGCCGCCGTTCGTCGCCCTCATCGGGCTGGCCCTGCGCCGCCCCTTCGGCACCGTCGGACGGCTCTCCGTCCAGCAGCTGCGCGCCAACGCGGGCCGCACCTCCGCCGCCGCCTCCGCGATGCTGGTCGGCGTGACGGTCGCGGTCTCCGCGGTGACGGCGATCGGCGTCACCAAGGGCGGCCTGGAGGAGATGCTCGCGAGCCGGATGCCCGCCGTCTTCACCCTGGACTCCGACCGCGACCGGGTCCCGGCCGACGCCCTCACGGCCCTGCGGGCCGAGTCCGGTCTGCGGGTCACCCCGGTCCGCACCGCCGTCCTGACCGTCGACGGGAGCCGCACGGTGGTCGCCACGGCGGACCCGGCCGCCCTCAACCCCGACGCGGAGGGCGTGGCCGCGGCCCGCGCCCTGAAGGACGGGCAGGCGCTGGCCCTCGGCGCACGGGACGGGAGCCTGACGGTGAAGGGCGGGGCGGCGTCCGCGGCCGGCACCCGCCTGACCGTCGTCGACGCCGGCGCGGGCTCCATGCTGCCGGTCGCGCTCTTCCCCGAGGCCACGGTGTACGTCGACGGCGCCACCTTCGAGCGGCTCGCCCCCGGCTCCGCCGCGCACCTGGCGACGGTCCTGGTGAACCCGGCCGACGGCACCGGCCACACCGAGGCCCGCGCCGCCCTGGACCGCGCGCTCGCCGCCCACCCCGACATCCGGGTCGCGGACACCGGCTCCGACGCCGTCACGGTCCGCTCGATGCTGGACCGGATGATGCTGGTGGTCACCGTGCTGCTCGGCTTCTCGATGGCCATCGCCGCGCTCGGCGTCGCGGCCACCCTGATGCTCACGGTGGAGGAGCGCACCCGCGAGTTCGGCATGCTCCGCGCGATCGGCCTCGCGGGCGACCAGCTCCGCCGCATGTTGACCCTGGAGTCCGTCCTCCTCGCCCTCTCCGGCGCCCTCGCGGGCACGGTCCTGGGCCTGGTCTACGGTTCCCTCGCCGCCCGCTCGGTGACGGGCGACCAGGTCTCCGCGCCCCAGGTGCTGGCCTCCTCCGGCGGCACGGTCCTCACCGTCCTCGGCATCCTCGCCGCCACGGTCCTCACGGGCGTCGCGGCCTCGGTCCTGCCGGCCCGGCGGGTGCGCCGGATGGTGGTGGTGGAGGCGCTGAGGGAGGCCTAG
- a CDS encoding DUF1272 domain-containing protein, which translates to MALDMRELCERCETTRLTPDGPARICTYECTFCVPCADEMRDVCPNCGGELVPRPRRRVTAG; encoded by the coding sequence ATGGCACTGGACATGCGCGAACTCTGCGAACGCTGTGAGACGACCCGGCTCACCCCCGACGGCCCCGCCCGCATCTGCACCTACGAGTGCACCTTCTGTGTGCCGTGCGCGGACGAGATGCGGGACGTCTGCCCCAACTGCGGCGGGGAACTGGTGCCCAGGCCCCGCCGCCGCGTCACCGCCGGCTAG